The proteins below come from a single Streptomyces sp. M92 genomic window:
- a CDS encoding [LysW]-aminoadipate kinase — protein sequence MTTKPLTVVKCGGNPAVDAVGICADVARLVHEGHSILLVHGGSGEIGRLAGRLGVAQRTLVAPDNVTTRYTDPDTLEVVVLALAGAVKPALVAELSRHKVPSVGLTGMDGDMLRARRKSAVRAVVDGRTVLIRDNHSGRIATVRTELPETLLRAGYVPVVSPPAIDEEGRPVNVDADRAAAALAAALGADRLLLLTGAPGVLADPDDPASVRSTCRIAPTGPPDPSATGGMALKLIAAREALAGGVTTVRIADGRTPEPVSRALAGAGTTVRVSGAGTGVPVPAQAASVPQTSARHDRGEERGS from the coding sequence GTGACCACCAAACCGCTGACAGTCGTGAAATGCGGCGGCAATCCGGCCGTGGACGCCGTGGGCATCTGCGCCGACGTCGCCCGTCTCGTCCACGAAGGACACTCCATCCTCCTGGTGCACGGAGGTTCCGGCGAGATCGGGCGTCTCGCCGGCAGACTCGGCGTCGCCCAGCGCACCCTCGTCGCCCCGGACAACGTGACCACGCGCTACACCGACCCGGACACCCTCGAAGTGGTCGTCCTCGCCCTGGCCGGCGCGGTCAAGCCCGCGCTGGTGGCGGAACTCTCTCGCCACAAGGTGCCCTCGGTCGGCCTGACCGGCATGGACGGCGACATGCTCCGCGCCCGCCGGAAGTCCGCCGTCCGAGCCGTTGTCGACGGCCGCACCGTCCTCATCCGCGACAACCACAGCGGCCGCATCGCCACGGTACGCACCGAGCTTCCCGAGACGCTCCTGCGCGCCGGATACGTACCCGTGGTCTCACCGCCCGCCATCGACGAAGAGGGCCGCCCCGTCAACGTCGACGCCGATCGCGCCGCGGCGGCGCTGGCGGCGGCACTCGGCGCCGACCGACTCCTCCTTCTCACCGGCGCGCCCGGCGTACTCGCCGACCCCGACGACCCCGCCAGCGTGCGCAGCACCTGCCGCATAGCTCCCACCGGCCCACCCGACCCGTCCGCCACGGGCGGCATGGCGCTCAAACTGATCGCCGCACGCGAAGCCCTCGCCGGCGGAGTGACCACCGTACGCATCGCGGACGGACGCACGCCGGAACCCGTCAGCCGAGCGCTCGCCGGTGCCGGCACCACAGTGCGCGTCTCCGGCGCGGGCACCGGTGTGCCCGTTCCCGCGCAGGCCGCAAGCGTCCCGCAGACCTCCGCCCGACACGACCGCGGTGAGGAGAGGGGCTCATGA
- the cysC gene encoding adenylyl-sulfate kinase: MTSQKFCTCRPGATVWLTGLPSAGKTTIARELAGRLRAEGSRVEVLDGDEMRSCLSAGLGFGRAERETHVQRVGLVAEVLARNGVIALVPVIAPYAASRAAVRERHANSATAYVEVHVATPVDVCRTRDVKGLYARQAAGEISGLTGVDDPYQIPKAPDLRIETHRQTAAQSATALHTALKERGLA; this comes from the coding sequence ATGACCTCGCAGAAGTTCTGTACGTGTCGGCCCGGTGCGACGGTTTGGCTGACCGGACTGCCGAGCGCGGGCAAGACCACGATCGCCCGTGAACTCGCCGGGCGACTGCGCGCCGAGGGCAGCCGCGTCGAGGTGCTGGACGGCGACGAGATGCGCTCCTGCCTGTCCGCCGGACTCGGCTTCGGCCGGGCGGAGCGGGAGACCCATGTCCAGCGCGTCGGCCTGGTCGCCGAGGTCCTGGCCCGCAACGGCGTCATCGCGCTCGTGCCGGTGATCGCTCCGTACGCGGCCAGCCGCGCGGCCGTACGCGAACGCCACGCGAACAGCGCGACCGCGTACGTCGAAGTGCATGTCGCGACCCCCGTCGACGTGTGCCGCACGCGCGATGTGAAGGGGCTGTACGCCCGGCAGGCGGCCGGTGAGATCTCCGGCCTCACCGGCGTGGACGACCCCTACCAGATTCCAAAGGCCCCGGACCTGCGCATCGAGACGCACCGGCAGACCGCCGCGCAGTCCGCGACGGCGCTGCACACAGCGCTCAAAGAGAGAGGACTGGCATGA
- the cysD gene encoding sulfate adenylyltransferase subunit CysD has protein sequence MTAVVADRPHTDNPYALSHLDTLESEAVHILREVAGEFERPVILFSGGKDSIVMLHLALKAFAPAPIPFSLLHVDTGHNFPEIIEFRDRTVEKHGLRLHIASVQEYIDAGALRERPDGTRNPLQTVPLTEKIQAEKFDAVFGGGRRDEEKARAKERVFSLRDEFSQWDPRRQRPELWNLYNGRHAPGEHVRVFPLSNWTELDVWQYIAREHIELPEIYFAHEREVFARDGVWLAVGDWGGPEDGETVETRLVRYRTVGDMSCTGAVDSDATTLDAVIAEIAASRLTERGATRADDRLSEAAMEDRKREGYF, from the coding sequence ATGACCGCAGTCGTGGCGGACCGCCCGCATACCGACAACCCGTACGCCCTCTCCCACCTGGACACGCTGGAGTCCGAGGCCGTCCACATCCTCAGGGAAGTGGCGGGCGAATTCGAACGCCCGGTGATTCTCTTTTCGGGCGGCAAGGACTCCATCGTCATGCTGCACCTGGCGCTGAAGGCGTTCGCCCCCGCGCCGATCCCCTTCTCGCTGCTGCACGTGGACACCGGGCACAACTTCCCCGAGATCATCGAGTTCCGCGACCGTACGGTGGAGAAGCACGGGCTGCGGCTGCACATCGCCTCGGTGCAGGAGTACATCGACGCCGGCGCACTGCGCGAGCGCCCCGACGGAACGCGCAACCCGCTGCAGACGGTACCGCTGACCGAGAAGATCCAGGCGGAGAAGTTCGACGCGGTCTTCGGGGGCGGGCGCCGGGACGAGGAGAAGGCCCGCGCCAAGGAGCGGGTGTTCTCGCTGCGCGACGAGTTCTCGCAGTGGGATCCGCGCCGGCAGCGCCCCGAGCTGTGGAACCTGTACAACGGCCGGCACGCCCCCGGCGAGCACGTACGCGTCTTCCCGCTCTCGAACTGGACCGAGCTGGACGTCTGGCAGTACATCGCCCGCGAGCACATCGAGCTCCCCGAGATCTACTTCGCGCACGAGCGCGAGGTGTTCGCGCGCGACGGCGTGTGGCTGGCCGTCGGTGACTGGGGCGGACCGGAGGACGGTGAGACCGTCGAGACCCGGCTGGTCAGATACCGCACGGTCGGCGACATGTCCTGCACCGGCGCCGTCGACTCCGATGCCACCACACTGGACGCCGTGATCGCCGAGATCGCCGCCTCCCGGCTCACCGAGCGCGGCGCGACCCGCGCCGACGACAGGCTTTCCGAAGCCGCCATGGAAGACCGCAAGCGCGAGGGGTACTTCTGA
- a CDS encoding sulfate adenylyltransferase subunit 1, producing the protein MVIDTLRFATAGSVDDGKSTLVGRLLHDSKSVLADQLQAVERVSRSRGQGAPDLALLTDGLRAEREQGITIDVAYRYFVTPRRRFILADTPGHVQYTRNMVTGASTADLAVVLVDARNGVVEQTRRHVAVAALLRVPHVVLAVNKMDLVAYEESVFAAIAHEFSAYARGLGVPEVTAIPVSALAGDNVVEPSRRMDWYGGPTVLEHLESVPVGHRPDEEPTRVPVQYVIRPQTAEYPDYRGYAGQIASGALRVGEPVTVLPSGRTSTIETIELLGRAVDSAWAPQSVTVRLRDGIDVSRGDLIAPTAVAPTPTREVEATVCHLSDRPLTVSQRVLLKHTTRTVKAIVEEISSRLTLEDLSQQPAPGELLANDIGRVRVRTTEPLALDPYARSRRTGSFLLIDPVDGTTLAAGMAEGVPDDSVDGVG; encoded by the coding sequence ATGGTCATCGACACGCTGCGCTTCGCCACCGCCGGATCGGTGGACGACGGGAAGTCCACCCTGGTCGGCCGGCTGCTGCACGACTCCAAGTCGGTCCTCGCCGATCAGCTCCAGGCAGTGGAACGCGTCTCCCGCTCACGCGGCCAGGGGGCGCCGGACCTGGCGCTGCTCACCGATGGTCTGCGGGCCGAACGCGAGCAGGGCATCACCATCGACGTCGCCTACCGGTACTTCGTCACGCCGCGGCGGCGGTTCATCCTCGCCGATACGCCGGGGCACGTCCAGTACACGCGGAACATGGTCACCGGAGCGTCCACGGCCGACCTGGCCGTGGTCCTCGTCGACGCCCGCAACGGGGTGGTCGAGCAGACCCGGCGCCATGTCGCCGTGGCGGCCCTGCTCCGCGTCCCCCATGTGGTCCTGGCCGTCAACAAGATGGATCTCGTGGCGTACGAGGAGTCCGTCTTCGCCGCCATCGCCCACGAGTTCAGCGCGTACGCGCGCGGGCTCGGCGTCCCCGAGGTCACCGCGATCCCGGTCTCGGCGCTCGCCGGGGACAACGTGGTCGAGCCGTCGAGGAGGATGGACTGGTACGGGGGCCCCACTGTGCTCGAGCACCTGGAATCCGTGCCGGTCGGCCACCGCCCGGACGAGGAGCCGACCCGGGTCCCCGTCCAGTACGTCATCCGTCCGCAGACCGCCGAATACCCCGACTACCGCGGGTACGCGGGCCAGATCGCCTCGGGCGCGCTGCGCGTCGGCGAGCCGGTGACCGTGCTTCCGTCCGGCCGCACCAGCACCATCGAGACCATCGAGCTGCTCGGCCGGGCCGTGGACTCCGCATGGGCTCCGCAGTCGGTGACCGTGCGGTTGCGCGACGGCATCGACGTCTCGCGTGGCGATCTCATCGCGCCGACAGCCGTCGCGCCCACCCCCACGCGCGAGGTCGAGGCGACCGTGTGCCATCTCTCCGACCGGCCGCTGACAGTCAGCCAGAGGGTGCTGCTGAAGCACACCACCCGCACGGTCAAGGCGATCGTCGAGGAGATCTCGTCGCGGCTCACCCTGGAAGATCTCTCGCAACAGCCGGCGCCCGGCGAGCTGCTCGCCAACGACATCGGCCGGGTTCGGGTGCGTACGACCGAGCCGTTGGCGCTGGATCCGTACGCACGATCACGGCGCACGGGCTCCTTCCTGCTCATCGACCCGGTGGACGGTACGACGCTGGCGGCCGGCATGGCAGAGGGCGTGCCGGACGACAGTGTGGACGGCGTTGGGTGA
- a CDS encoding dioxygenase family protein: MTSDAPISPTGPHEPGPAAAPDRGVSRKTLLRAAVAAGAAVPLIATGSIALARDAARGSTGRTLPPTPYCDDGDDPTPDQMEGPYFKPNSPLRTDLVTPGAPGTPLTVSGYVFGRNCVPLSGVLLDFWQADNAGAYDMAGYRFRGHQFTDASGAFTLRTIVPGLYPGRTRHIHVKAQAPGEPVLTTQLYFPGEPRNSTDAIFDPALLMNVRDAGGGKEATFDFVLNVDGGPGPDPTDPPTDPPGGTWAAGRSYAAGDRVTYGGGGYRCLQAHTSMTGWEPPNVPALWRREP; the protein is encoded by the coding sequence ATGACCTCCGACGCCCCCATCTCCCCCACCGGCCCCCACGAGCCCGGGCCCGCCGCAGCCCCCGACCGCGGCGTCAGCCGCAAGACGCTGCTCAGGGCGGCCGTGGCCGCCGGCGCCGCCGTCCCGCTGATCGCCACCGGCTCGATCGCACTGGCCCGGGACGCCGCCCGCGGCTCCACCGGCCGGACCCTGCCGCCGACCCCCTACTGCGACGACGGCGACGACCCGACGCCCGACCAGATGGAGGGCCCCTACTTCAAACCGAACTCCCCGCTCCGCACCGACCTGGTGACACCCGGCGCCCCGGGCACCCCGCTGACCGTCAGCGGCTACGTCTTCGGCCGCAACTGCGTCCCGCTGTCCGGCGTGCTCCTGGACTTCTGGCAGGCCGACAACGCCGGCGCGTACGACATGGCCGGGTACCGCTTCCGCGGCCACCAGTTCACCGACGCCTCCGGGGCCTTCACCCTGCGCACGATCGTCCCCGGCCTCTACCCGGGCCGCACCCGGCACATCCACGTCAAGGCGCAGGCGCCCGGGGAGCCCGTGCTGACCACCCAGCTCTACTTCCCCGGCGAGCCCCGCAACAGCACGGACGCGATCTTCGACCCGGCGCTGCTGATGAACGTCCGCGACGCCGGCGGCGGCAAGGAGGCCACCTTCGACTTCGTCCTGAACGTGGACGGCGGCCCGGGCCCGGACCCCACCGACCCGCCCACCGACCCCCCGGGCGGCACCTGGGCGGCCGGCCGTTCCTACGCGGCCGGGGACCGGGTGACGTACGGCGGGGGCGGCTACCGCTGTCTCCAGGCGCACACCTCGATGACCGGCTGGGAGCCGCCCAACGTGCCCGCCCTGTGGCGCCGCGAGCCCTGA
- a CDS encoding DUF2252 domain-containing protein has protein sequence MAEAMTGTRGAADEAGAVDEGDAVSVVDVTDVTGAAGSAGGAEGGVGRVPDVPGFARWPAGGSPKAEGKALRTRVPRSAHAALGLDGSRPDAVSAVEESNRGRIPGLTPIRAGRMAATPFAFLRGSAGLMAYDLARTPVTGIGAQICGDAHAANFGLYGDARGGLVIDLNDFDETVHGPWEWDLKRLAASIVLAGREAGADEDTCREAAHDAAGAYRRTMRLLARLPVLDAWNAIADEELVSHTDAHDLLGTLERVSEKARANTSGRFAAKSTEATEDGGRRFVGAPPVLRRVPAAEAASVAAALEPYLATLSEDRLPLLARYAVHDVAFRVVGTGSVGTRSYVVLLLDHRGEPLVLQVKEARPSALLPHLATAGFDTPEAGHEGRRVVMGQKRMQVVSDILLGWTTVDGRPFQVRQFRNRKGSVDATALAADQMDDYGRMTGALLARAHAHSADPRLIAGYCGKNGELDEAVAAFAVAYADRTEADHAVLLAAVRTGRVAAELGV, from the coding sequence ATGGCCGAGGCGATGACGGGGACGCGCGGCGCGGCGGACGAGGCCGGTGCGGTGGACGAGGGTGACGCGGTGAGTGTGGTGGACGTGACGGACGTGACGGGCGCGGCGGGGTCGGCGGGCGGCGCGGAGGGAGGCGTCGGCCGGGTGCCGGACGTGCCCGGGTTCGCGCGGTGGCCCGCCGGCGGGTCGCCGAAGGCGGAGGGCAAGGCGCTGCGCACGCGCGTCCCGCGGTCCGCGCACGCCGCCCTCGGCCTGGACGGCTCCCGCCCGGACGCGGTGAGCGCGGTCGAGGAGTCCAACCGCGGCCGGATACCCGGGCTCACCCCCATACGCGCGGGCCGGATGGCGGCCACGCCGTTCGCCTTCCTGCGCGGGTCGGCCGGGCTGATGGCGTACGATCTGGCGCGCACCCCGGTGACCGGCATCGGCGCGCAGATCTGCGGCGACGCGCACGCCGCCAACTTCGGGCTCTACGGCGACGCCCGCGGCGGCCTCGTCATCGACCTGAACGACTTCGACGAGACCGTCCACGGCCCCTGGGAGTGGGACCTCAAGCGGCTCGCCGCCTCGATCGTCCTCGCGGGCCGGGAGGCCGGCGCCGACGAGGACACCTGCCGAGAGGCCGCCCACGACGCGGCCGGCGCCTACCGGCGCACCATGCGGCTGCTGGCGAGGCTTCCCGTGCTGGACGCCTGGAACGCCATCGCGGACGAGGAGCTGGTCTCCCACACCGACGCCCACGACCTGCTCGGCACCCTGGAACGGGTCTCCGAGAAGGCCCGCGCCAACACCAGCGGACGCTTCGCCGCCAAGTCGACCGAGGCCACCGAGGACGGCGGACGGCGCTTCGTGGGCGCCCCTCCGGTGCTGCGGCGCGTCCCGGCCGCCGAGGCGGCGTCGGTCGCGGCGGCCCTGGAGCCGTACCTGGCGACCCTCTCCGAGGACCGGCTCCCGCTGCTGGCCCGGTACGCCGTGCACGACGTCGCCTTCCGGGTCGTGGGCACCGGCAGCGTGGGTACGCGGTCGTACGTCGTCCTGCTCCTGGACCATCGCGGCGAACCGCTCGTGCTCCAGGTGAAGGAGGCCAGGCCCTCCGCTCTGCTGCCCCACCTGGCGACCGCCGGGTTCGACACCCCCGAGGCCGGGCACGAGGGGCGCCGGGTGGTCATGGGGCAGAAGCGGATGCAGGTGGTCAGCGACATCCTGCTGGGCTGGACCACGGTCGACGGGCGGCCCTTCCAGGTACGGCAGTTCCGCAACCGCAAGGGCAGCGTCGACGCCACCGCCCTGGCCGCCGACCAGATGGACGACTACGGCCGGATGACCGGCGCCCTGCTGGCCCGTGCCCACGCGCACAGCGCCGACCCGCGGCTGATCGCCGGCTACTGCGGCAAGAACGGCGAGCTGGACGAGGCGGTGGCCGCCTTCGCCGTGGCCTACGCCGACCGCACGGAGGCCGATCACGCCGTACTGCTCGCCGCCGTGCGGACCGGACGGGTCGCGGCGGAGCTGGGGGTGTGA
- a CDS encoding rhodanese-like domain-containing protein, with translation MPTVEVADLKDGDFLLDVREDDEWQAGHAAGALHIPISEFVARYGELTDAAPQDGRVHVICRSGGRSAQVTMYLVQQGIDAVNVDGGMQVWAAAGRPVVDGKGEPGHVV, from the coding sequence GTGCCCACGGTCGAGGTCGCGGACCTCAAGGACGGCGACTTCCTGCTGGACGTCCGCGAGGACGACGAGTGGCAGGCGGGTCATGCCGCCGGGGCGCTGCACATTCCCATCAGTGAGTTCGTCGCCCGGTACGGTGAGCTGACCGACGCCGCGCCGCAGGACGGCCGCGTCCACGTGATCTGCCGTTCCGGCGGCCGTTCGGCCCAGGTCACCATGTACCTGGTCCAGCAGGGCATCGACGCCGTGAACGTCGACGGCGGCATGCAGGTGTGGGCGGCGGCCGGGCGGCCCGTGGTGGACGGCAAGGGCGAGCCGGGGCACGTCGTCTAG
- a CDS encoding DUF5819 family protein, whose translation MDAYGTGSDARQGRGDDQDVPAGAGGGTGSTGAAGSTRAAGSTGAEAGAAGEPGEAAEPRTGVAALSPRYQVGAVIALAVVAVAVCAHLGLVFLHVAPSNTLTKKHGAAVDEWVFPEFEQNWKLFAPNPLQQNVSVQVRAEVSTADGGIRTTGWYDLSAEDGRAIDGNPAPSHTQQNELRRAWDFFVSTHDSDDRPVGLRGALSESYLRRIAVLRLERNDAAGPDGVVERVQYRSRTTNVEPPPWSGVKVSDRPTVRQLPWWPVSGESEKKGGAA comes from the coding sequence ATGGACGCGTACGGCACAGGCTCGGACGCTCGGCAGGGGCGGGGCGACGATCAGGACGTCCCGGCCGGAGCGGGCGGCGGCACCGGGAGTACCGGGGCTGCCGGGAGTACCCGGGCTGCCGGGAGTACCGGGGCGGAGGCCGGGGCCGCCGGGGAGCCCGGCGAGGCCGCCGAGCCCCGCACCGGTGTCGCCGCGCTCTCCCCGCGCTACCAGGTCGGTGCCGTGATCGCCCTCGCGGTCGTCGCCGTCGCCGTCTGTGCCCACCTGGGGCTGGTCTTCCTGCACGTGGCCCCGTCGAACACCCTCACCAAGAAGCACGGCGCCGCGGTGGACGAGTGGGTCTTCCCGGAGTTCGAGCAGAACTGGAAGCTCTTCGCCCCCAACCCCCTCCAGCAGAACGTCTCCGTCCAGGTCCGCGCCGAGGTGAGCACCGCGGACGGCGGTATACGCACGACCGGCTGGTACGACCTGTCCGCCGAGGACGGCCGGGCCATCGACGGCAACCCGGCGCCGAGCCACACCCAGCAGAACGAGCTGCGCCGGGCCTGGGACTTCTTCGTCTCCACCCACGACTCCGACGACCGCCCGGTGGGTCTGCGCGGCGCGCTCTCCGAGTCCTATCTGCGGCGCATCGCGGTCCTGCGCCTGGAACGCAACGACGCCGCCGGACCGGACGGCGTGGTCGAGCGCGTCCAGTACCGCTCCCGGACCACCAACGTGGAGCCGCCCCCGTGGAGCGGGGTGAAGGTCTCCGACCGGCCGACCGTGCGCCAACTGCCCTGGTGGCCGGTGTCCGGCGAGAGCGAGAAGAAGGGGGGCGCCGCGTGA
- a CDS encoding HTTM domain-containing protein translates to MNRIVLSVSRGVARVTGAALGPYQTAVIRIGFSATWLLFLLRELPHRQELYGPDSPWGHDLAEQLIADNGAFTVLMWSDGQVWFEIVYALAVLSSVLLLLGWRTRTVSVLFMVGVLSLQNRSVFMGDGGDNVLHLMSMYLVLTRCGQVWSLDARRARRAEQARARGERVADRVGPVLWCVFGFVLLTVTLAGGLDGDWFVPALLWAVWVAQGLWWVVGRGTGSGQPRVLLDVVTNVVHNGALVVIMAEACLIYATAGWYKIQGSRWQDGTAVFYPLHLDYFSPWPALSDALAASGTMVMLITYGTVAVQVAFPFTLFNRRVKNVLLAAMMTEHAVIAVVLGLPFFSLAMIAADAVFLPTSFLRRTGGWAVRGRDRLLLLLPGSRAGGPPAGGGGIGGDGGGTATVPGPRAHSGGTGGAQEAGVQQTGSGADGAPITRT, encoded by the coding sequence GTGAACCGCATCGTCCTCTCCGTCTCCCGCGGTGTCGCCCGCGTCACCGGTGCCGCGCTCGGCCCGTACCAGACGGCCGTGATCCGCATCGGCTTCAGCGCCACCTGGCTGCTGTTCCTGCTGCGTGAGCTGCCCCACCGCCAGGAGCTGTACGGCCCCGACAGCCCCTGGGGCCACGACCTCGCCGAGCAGCTGATCGCGGACAACGGCGCCTTCACCGTGCTGATGTGGTCCGACGGGCAGGTCTGGTTCGAGATCGTCTACGCGCTGGCCGTGCTGAGCAGCGTGCTGCTCCTGCTGGGCTGGCGCACCCGGACCGTGTCCGTCCTCTTCATGGTCGGCGTGCTGTCCCTGCAGAACCGCAGCGTGTTCATGGGCGACGGGGGCGACAACGTCCTGCACCTGATGAGCATGTACCTGGTCCTCACCCGCTGCGGCCAGGTGTGGTCGCTGGACGCCCGCCGGGCGCGGCGCGCGGAGCAGGCACGGGCGCGCGGTGAGCGGGTGGCGGACCGGGTCGGGCCGGTGCTGTGGTGCGTGTTCGGGTTCGTGCTGCTCACGGTGACGCTGGCGGGCGGGCTGGACGGCGACTGGTTCGTCCCGGCGCTGCTGTGGGCGGTGTGGGTGGCGCAGGGCCTGTGGTGGGTCGTGGGGCGCGGTACGGGGAGCGGCCAGCCGCGCGTCCTGCTCGACGTGGTCACCAACGTCGTGCACAACGGCGCCCTGGTCGTGATCATGGCCGAGGCCTGTCTGATCTACGCCACGGCGGGCTGGTACAAGATCCAGGGCTCGCGCTGGCAGGACGGCACCGCGGTCTTCTACCCGCTGCACCTGGACTACTTCTCGCCGTGGCCCGCGCTCTCCGACGCCTTGGCGGCCAGCGGCACGATGGTCATGCTCATCACCTACGGCACGGTCGCCGTGCAGGTCGCCTTCCCGTTCACGCTGTTCAACCGGCGGGTCAAGAACGTGCTGCTGGCCGCCATGATGACCGAGCACGCGGTGATCGCCGTGGTGCTGGGGCTGCCGTTCTTCTCGCTGGCGATGATCGCCGCCGACGCGGTCTTCCTGCCGACCTCCTTCCTGCGCCGGACGGGCGGCTGGGCGGTACGCGGGCGGGACCGGCTGCTGCTCCTGCTGCCGGGCTCGCGGGCGGGCGGGCCGCCGGCCGGGGGCGGGGGCATCGGCGGGGACGGCGGTGGTACGGCGACGGTGCCCGGGCCGCGTGCCCACTCCGGCGGGACCGGTGGTGCGCAGGAAGCCGGCGTCCAGCAGACCGGTTCCGGGGCGGACGGGGCCCCGATCACACGCACGTAG
- a CDS encoding TrmH family RNA methyltransferase → MTDPDLDPSADWRRYAGGCVLLDGFHALKHALRFGAEVPVAVTADRTAALALADELAPDVRDALDGLLTEVAPETYASLVPRPHPTAVAALAVRPSREAGLRALAHTPRRAPVVVLDQPRNLGNAGAVIRLAAGFGATGVVTTGPLDPWHPTVVRGGAGLHFATAVERLEVDRLPSGPLFALDPEGEDIRGLRLPDEALLAFGSERSGLSRELRARADHLVALPMRPQVSSYNLATSVAMTLYHWSAGGGAPRVSQMS, encoded by the coding sequence ATGACCGATCCCGACCTCGACCCGTCGGCCGACTGGCGCCGGTACGCCGGTGGCTGCGTGCTGCTCGACGGCTTCCACGCCCTCAAGCACGCGCTGCGCTTCGGTGCCGAGGTCCCCGTGGCCGTCACCGCCGACCGCACGGCGGCCCTGGCCCTCGCCGACGAGCTGGCACCCGACGTACGGGACGCCCTGGACGGGCTGCTGACCGAGGTGGCGCCGGAGACCTACGCCTCCCTCGTGCCGCGCCCGCACCCCACCGCCGTGGCCGCCCTGGCCGTACGGCCCTCCCGGGAGGCCGGGCTCCGGGCGCTGGCGCACACGCCCCGCCGGGCGCCCGTGGTCGTTCTCGACCAGCCGCGCAACCTCGGCAACGCGGGGGCGGTGATCCGGCTGGCCGCCGGTTTCGGGGCGACCGGTGTCGTGACCACCGGCCCCCTCGACCCGTGGCACCCCACGGTGGTGCGGGGCGGGGCGGGGCTGCACTTCGCGACCGCCGTGGAGCGGCTGGAGGTGGATCGGCTGCCGTCCGGGCCGCTGTTCGCGCTGGACCCGGAGGGCGAGGACATCCGCGGGCTGAGGCTGCCGGACGAGGCGCTGCTCGCCTTCGGCTCCGAGCGCAGCGGCCTGTCGCGGGAGCTGCGCGCGCGGGCCGACCACCTGGTGGCGCTGCCGATGCGCCCCCAGGTCTCCAGCTACAACCTCGCGACCAGTGTGGCCATGACGCTGTACCACTGGAGCGCGGGCGGGGGCGCACCGCGGGTGTCCCAGATGTCCTGA